One genomic window of Nicotiana sylvestris chromosome 10, ASM39365v2, whole genome shotgun sequence includes the following:
- the LOC138879414 gene encoding uncharacterized protein yields the protein MIHLHKELHDHGEAIAELTTVINQLAKAQLQQVQGPEKVNAMDEVSMMVNKRRQKGPQMQNRVKNYVQDDSGFDQDESYNEKEEEVQYVNNFQGQRNNSQGPNQQQWQPQGNQGIWNSSNNQGNWNGGNNQGNSNNRNNQGN from the coding sequence atgATTCACTTGCATAAAGAATTGCATGATCATGGGGAAGCAATTGCCGAGTTGACCACCGTAATTAATCAATTAGCCAAggctcaacttcaacaagtgcaaggtCCTGAGAAAGTCAATGCAATGGATGAAGTTAGCATGATGGTAAACAAGCGAAGGCAAAAGGGTCCACAAATGCAAAATCGTGTGAAAAATTATGTGCAAGATGATAGTGGGTTTGATCAAGATGAATCGTACAATGAAAAAGAGGAGGAAgtacaatatgtgaacaacttccaagggcaaagaaacaactctcaaggaccgaatcaacaacaatggcaACCTCAAGGAAATCAAGGGATTTGGAATTCTAGcaacaatcaagggaattggaatggtggTAACAACCAAGGGAATTCGAATAATcgaaacaatcaaggaaattga